The genome window GATCTGCACGACATCATCTCTCACGACCGcctcgtcgtcttcctcacTGGCACCCCGGAGCAACCGCGGTGCCGCTTTACCGCACAGCTGGTCGACCTCTTCAACCAGCTCGGCATCAAGTACACCTTCTTCAATATCatggacgacgacgaggtcTGCGAGGGGCTCAAGGCGTACAGCGACTGGCCGACGTACCCGCAGGTGTACCTAGACGGCGAGCTGATCGGTGGCTATGATATCTGTAAGAAGATGATGCTGGATGGAACGCTGACGAGTATGCTGAAGGCGAAAAACCTCATATGAGCGCCGCTAAAGAGGAAGGGCCGGAGGAggatgggagggggagagagaaggctaTACGGCTGCGGGGCTGTAGAGTGGCAGTGAGCCCAGAAGGGCCAAAGAGAACGAAGCGACTCTCTCGCTCAGTTCTGCAtgtcactctctctttttccctctcggtctttcctcctcctccgcggtCTTACTTCGACCCACTGCAATCCCATTTTGCAAACGTTCTTCACAGAACTTGACCCACCCTCCCCACGCATGCTCAGGCGAGTGATCATCTTTCGGGCTACCCACCCCCAGTAGTTTGATGCGGCGGCTACTCTGACTCTACCGCGTCTTCccaggtgcgtgtgcgcgcatctTCGCTGAGCTtacatcccccccccctccacatgAGCGCCTAAGGAATGTGGAATAGCgcggaaaaaagggggagtaCAAACGAAATTACGTCCCGACAACCACAACGTAGCCGTCGATGGTGACGTGCCGCGATGTGACATGCGgtcaccctctctcccctctcttgtCCACAGCCACTTCGGCGCGCCAGGCTGAGCACCCCACTTCTCTGTGTACACTCACTCCCGAGAGACAAGAGAGGAAACGAGGCGCTGCCATGCACCCGCTCTTTCTTGCCTCTTATcaccctcacctcctccctctctctgcctcgaTCATGGGCTGACACACAGGCTCACGTGCGCGTAAACTCAGGCGCCTCGACCACCATTCCACGCACCCGCTCAAGCTCACGTAAACTTCCCCGCAGTGTCACTGACGCGCTAGCGTCGCCACCAATGACACATCGCAGGCGCCTACATGCATACGCTGAAATTCcgaggcacacacgcctgcacAAGCAGAAAATCAAAGGAGGTTCGCTGGAGGCACTCGCAGTGCTCTTAGACGGC of Leishmania braziliensis MHOM/BR/75/M2904 complete genome, chromosome 5 contains these proteins:
- a CDS encoding glutaredoxin-like protein, which produces MRSVSRRLPLSAGGCLACVPRGLPPTASAALAATYSSTSAIPFSSLSLPTFTAAQRISAAFFHTSPVHRSPSDVAGDLAKDLHDIISHDRLVVFLTGTPEQPRCRFTAQLVDLFNQLGIKYTFFNIMDDDEVCEGLKAYSDWPTYPQVYLDGELIGGYDICKKMMLDGTLTSMLKAKNLI